From the genome of Methanobrevibacter smithii ATCC 35061, one region includes:
- a CDS encoding DDE-type integrase/transposase/recombinase, with protein sequence MSSIKIKAPYEFMESKQFKLFDFVPEFSEFRQFDDLSRFGCENIENNLIRLEKRGKIHFENRVAICPSCKSHNAVKNGTYERKLIFLRIGEQICTIQKYKCIKCGKVFYTDLLSLVYSNSNITLPVIECIENLYQIYGAGLHKIRFDLKQQHNIEISHQSIENILLNSNYQFNYDNWTYSGYYLFDSLWVKINGEWNYILALFDVKLNTLVSVKLVESEDSKTIYQFLNESLRNQKKISIGTDLKHEYREAIDKLKVKHHFCKFHVKQAVNKRFKDYFDKNPLSEDEKDILNCLKQDIYKILDAKDLNTAKELRNELINKKYTKNKFTNKILWKFIIPYFKKLTTHLENTNIPSTNNKIENIFQKVFPKHIKRTMKIEQGLLARFMLKLNYWNLNNEKEKNHTSF encoded by the coding sequence ATGTCTAGTATCAAAATAAAAGCTCCATATGAATTTATGGAGTCAAAACAATTTAAACTTTTCGATTTTGTTCCTGAGTTTTCTGAATTCCGTCAATTTGATGATCTTTCTCGATTTGGTTGCGAAAATATTGAGAATAATCTTATCAGATTGGAAAAAAGAGGTAAAATACATTTTGAGAATAGAGTTGCAATTTGTCCATCTTGTAAATCACATAATGCTGTTAAAAATGGTACTTATGAACGTAAACTTATTTTTTTAAGAATTGGAGAACAAATTTGCACTATTCAAAAATATAAGTGCATAAAATGCGGTAAAGTCTTTTATACTGATTTATTATCTCTTGTTTATTCAAATTCAAATATTACATTGCCTGTTATTGAATGTATTGAGAATTTATATCAAATTTATGGAGCAGGGCTCCATAAAATACGATTTGATTTAAAACAACAACATAACATTGAAATCTCACATCAAAGCATTGAAAACATCTTATTGAACTCTAATTATCAATTTAACTATGATAATTGGACTTATTCTGGATATTACTTATTTGATAGTCTTTGGGTTAAAATTAATGGTGAATGGAACTATATTTTAGCCTTATTCGACGTTAAATTGAATACTCTCGTTTCCGTTAAATTGGTCGAATCAGAAGATTCTAAGACCATTTATCAATTTTTAAACGAATCTCTAAGAAATCAGAAAAAAATATCAATAGGCACAGACTTAAAACACGAATATCGTGAAGCCATCGATAAATTAAAAGTAAAACACCATTTCTGCAAATTTCACGTGAAACAAGCAGTAAACAAAAGATTTAAAGATTACTTTGACAAAAATCCATTATCTGAAGACGAAAAAGACATATTAAATTGTTTAAAACAGGACATTTATAAAATATTGGATGCAAAAGACTTAAATACTGCTAAAGAACTTAGAAACGAATTAATAAACAAAAAATATACAAAAAACAAGTTCACAAACAAAATTCTTTGGAAATTCATCATTCCTTACTTCAAAAAATTAACGACACACCTGGAAAACACGAACATCCCATCAACAAACAATAAAATCGAAAATATCTTCCAAAAAGTATTCCCAAAACACATAAAAAGAACAATGAAAATAGAACAAGGACTTCTAGCCAGATTCATGCTAAAACTAAATTATTGGAATTTAAACAATGAAAAAGAAAAAAATCACACAAGTTTTTGA
- a CDS encoding YhgE/Pip domain-containing protein, whose amino-acid sequence MSIDKIFHIMKKDSKAIFKNPAVVITIIAIIILPSLYALLNIDACWDPYGNTDNLDFAVVNNDQNATYNNASYNFGDKVIDKLEDNDDFAWDFVDEDDARDGVENGTYYAAIIIPENFSSNLLSINDQNPKQAQLTYLINEKTNPVASRMSNNAVNQIQSKINDEVIQTVNGVAFNQLSVMGQTTPQSSLSQLSYMNSSGVDNYFYSPTEVTKEKINPVDNYGSEVSPFYIVLSIWVGCVISVALIKARYLGESLYKPLELYFGRMGLFLVIGLLQSTVTLIGAFWLGIEVSDPGLFIGCVYLITIAFMVLIYSLLSLFGNGGKALAIIMLVLQISTTNGIYPVYVMNDFFQALNPYLPMTYAIGLLRNALLGVYWPTFFTGVYAMIAMIIASLLVTIIIKEKFDNVANKFEQALKDSGLF is encoded by the coding sequence ATGTCAATAGATAAAATATTTCATATAATGAAAAAAGATTCAAAAGCAATCTTTAAAAATCCGGCTGTTGTTATTACAATAATAGCAATTATTATTTTACCTTCCTTATATGCACTTTTAAATATTGATGCATGTTGGGATCCTTATGGAAATACAGATAATTTGGATTTTGCAGTAGTAAACAATGACCAAAACGCAACATATAACAATGCTTCATATAACTTTGGAGATAAGGTAATTGATAAATTGGAAGACAATGATGATTTTGCATGGGATTTTGTAGACGAGGATGATGCCCGGGACGGGGTGGAAAATGGAACGTATTATGCAGCTATAATAATACCTGAGAATTTCTCCTCAAATTTATTATCAATCAATGATCAAAACCCAAAACAAGCACAATTAACATATTTAATCAATGAGAAAACAAACCCTGTTGCTTCAAGAATGAGTAACAATGCAGTAAATCAGATACAAAGTAAAATAAATGATGAGGTTATTCAAACTGTAAACGGTGTAGCATTTAACCAATTATCAGTAATGGGTCAAACAACACCTCAATCAAGCTTATCACAATTATCCTACATGAATTCAAGTGGTGTAGATAACTATTTCTACTCTCCAACTGAAGTTACAAAAGAAAAAATAAATCCTGTAGATAATTACGGTTCAGAAGTATCTCCATTTTACATTGTACTTTCAATATGGGTTGGATGTGTAATTTCAGTTGCATTGATTAAAGCAAGATACTTAGGTGAATCATTATACAAACCATTAGAACTTTACTTCGGTAGAATGGGATTGTTCTTAGTAATAGGATTATTGCAATCAACAGTAACCCTAATTGGTGCATTCTGGTTAGGAATTGAGGTTTCTGATCCCGGACTGTTCATCGGCTGTGTTTATTTAATAACCATTGCATTCATGGTATTGATTTATTCATTATTATCTCTGTTCGGTAATGGTGGTAAAGCATTGGCTATTATTATGTTGGTACTTCAAATATCTACAACAAATGGTATTTATCCTGTATATGTGATGAATGACTTTTTCCAAGCATTAAATCCATATTTACCAATGACTTATGCTATAGGTTTACTTAGAAATGCATTACTTGGTGTTTATTGGCCAACATTTTTCACTGGTGTTTATGCAATGATAGCTATGATTATTGCATCATTGCTTGTAACAATTATCATTAAAGAAAAATTTGATAATGTAGCTAATAAATTTGAACAAGCATTAAAAGACTCAGGATTATTCTAA
- the hdrB gene encoding ferredoxin:CoB-CoM heterodisulfide reductase subunit HdrB yields MMKQVPDENILLFKSCLVSVEYPGIESSTKFVFDKIGIDYDISDKQTCCTGLGHYSDVFDQFTTTAIGARNFKVASNLNRPNLVMMCATCYAINKKVANILNKKDDVRDKVNEVFDKSELSYLKYESGDVDSSENIFHVVDILYNKRDEISKNIKYDLSGYKIATHHGCHYCKVHYDDTIGGVRDPNIIDDIIEACGCKTVGWYDHKRQTCGSGFRQRYSNKDMSMEVTEDKLYSIKEDGVEILVHLCPNCHVQFDRYQNLISKKCGEEFNTIHLNVAQFVAIAMGGDFDEVIGAKAHTVPIDSVINDLREVD; encoded by the coding sequence ATGATGAAGCAAGTTCCTGATGAAAATATTCTTTTGTTTAAAAGTTGTCTTGTAAGTGTGGAATATCCGGGTATTGAATCATCCACTAAGTTTGTTTTTGATAAAATTGGTATTGATTATGATATTTCAGATAAGCAAACCTGCTGTACAGGTCTTGGACATTACTCTGATGTTTTTGATCAGTTTACAACAACAGCTATTGGAGCACGTAACTTTAAAGTAGCCAGTAATTTGAACAGGCCAAATTTGGTAATGATGTGTGCAACATGTTATGCAATTAATAAAAAGGTAGCAAATATTTTAAATAAAAAGGATGATGTTCGAGATAAAGTAAATGAAGTTTTTGATAAATCAGAATTGTCTTATTTGAAATATGAATCTGGAGATGTTGATTCATCTGAAAATATTTTTCATGTAGTGGATATTTTATACAATAAACGTGATGAAATCTCTAAAAACATTAAATATGACTTAAGCGGCTATAAAATAGCTACTCATCACGGATGTCATTACTGTAAAGTTCATTATGATGATACAATAGGGGGAGTCAGAGACCCCAATATCATTGATGATATAATAGAAGCCTGCGGATGTAAAACGGTTGGCTGGTATGACCATAAACGCCAAACCTGTGGAAGCGGATTTAGACAAAGATACTCTAATAAAGATATGTCTATGGAGGTAACTGAAGATAAATTATACTCTATTAAAGAGGACGGGGTGGAAATTCTAGTTCATTTATGTCCTAACTGTCATGTTCAATTTGACAGATATCAGAATTTAATATCTAAAAAATGTGGTGAAGAATTTAACACCATTCATTTAAATGTAGCTCAATTTGTAGCTATTGCAATGGGTGGTGACTTTGATGAAGTAATCGGTGCAAAAGCACATACTGTACCAATAGATTCAGTCATTAATGATTTAAGGGAGGTTGACTAA
- a CDS encoding P-loop NTPase family protein gives MKSISKMLCLVDGEHYLPVTQESIDVLNNLEHIDIVAAVFIGGTEKLRDDSEESYSKVLGVPVQFAKNEDIPYDIIVEMINRYDVDTVMDLSDEPILDYPKRFKIACKTLAQGVSYQGPDFKFDPVTQYEIMEKPSIKIIGTGKRIGKTAVSGFVSRLIDKNGYEPCVIAMGRGGPQEPEIVHGEQLEITPEFLLEQSEKGVHAASDHWEDALMSRILTIGCRRCGGGMAGEVFLTNMKKGAKLANQVDSKFAIFEGSGAAIPPIKTNKNIVLIGANQPLNNIIDYFGPYRIGLGDLIILTMCEEPMCNEEKREYIEKFIKEINPKAKIISTVFRPKPLADISGKKVLFATTAPKSIEHELVDYLETNYNCEIVGTTPHLSNRPLLKKDIEKYMDEADIMLTELKAAAVDVATKDSIKAGLDVVYCDNIPVPINYKYPDLSKSVLEIVDEAIEDFNKD, from the coding sequence ATGAAAAGTATTAGTAAAATGCTCTGTTTAGTTGACGGAGAACATTACCTTCCAGTCACCCAGGAATCAATCGATGTTTTAAATAATTTAGAACATATCGACATAGTAGCTGCTGTTTTCATTGGAGGAACTGAAAAACTAAGAGATGACTCTGAAGAATCATATTCCAAGGTTTTAGGCGTTCCTGTACAGTTTGCAAAAAATGAAGACATTCCATATGACATTATTGTAGAAATGATTAACAGATATGATGTAGATACTGTGATGGATTTAAGTGATGAACCTATCCTGGATTATCCTAAACGATTTAAAATAGCCTGTAAAACACTTGCACAAGGCGTAAGCTATCAGGGTCCTGATTTTAAATTTGATCCAGTTACACAATATGAAATAATGGAAAAACCTTCAATAAAAATAATTGGAACTGGAAAAAGAATAGGAAAAACTGCTGTTTCAGGATTTGTATCCAGACTAATTGATAAAAACGGATATGAACCATGTGTAATAGCTATGGGAAGAGGCGGACCTCAAGAACCGGAAATAGTTCATGGAGAACAGCTTGAAATAACACCTGAATTTTTATTAGAACAGTCTGAAAAAGGAGTTCATGCAGCAAGTGACCATTGGGAAGATGCTCTAATGAGCAGAATCTTAACAATAGGCTGCAGACGTTGCGGAGGTGGAATGGCAGGTGAAGTCTTTTTAACCAATATGAAAAAAGGAGCAAAACTAGCTAATCAGGTAGATTCCAAATTTGCCATATTTGAAGGTAGCGGAGCTGCAATTCCTCCAATTAAAACAAATAAAAATATTGTACTTATTGGTGCAAATCAACCATTGAATAATATTATAGACTATTTCGGACCTTACAGGATTGGTCTTGGTGATTTAATTATTTTGACAATGTGCGAAGAACCAATGTGCAATGAAGAAAAAAGAGAATACATTGAAAAATTCATAAAAGAGATAAATCCAAAAGCAAAAATAATTTCAACAGTATTCAGACCAAAACCATTAGCCGACATTTCCGGTAAAAAAGTGCTGTTTGCTACAACTGCTCCAAAAAGTATTGAACATGAATTAGTTGACTATCTGGAAACCAATTATAACTGTGAAATCGTTGGAACAACACCTCACCTATCCAATAGGCCTCTTTTGAAAAAGGACATAGAAAAATATATGGATGAAGCAGATATAATGCTCACTGAACTTAAAGCTGCTGCTGTTGATGTAGCTACTAAAGACTCAATAAAAGCTGGTTTGGATGTAGTATACTGTGACAATATACCTGTCCCAATAAATTATAAATATCCTGATTTATCCAAATCCGTTTTAGAAATAGTTGACGAAGCTATTGAAGATTTCAATAAAGATTAA
- a CDS encoding Ig-like domain-containing protein: MKKDKKKLIVMLLIIVVILLLTLITLMTNFGKESSEINIISKDTLKNGDTISITLKDSNGNPIADQKVDIIIENEKNQQVTTDEMGNGVLQLNRISDGQYTVKVIYNGNDKYSKSETTQSLTISDQATSLSNNESSSSDKTESIMSEDGYSYKTGYGPDYDCLGVSREEAAAKGWHYIPGMDDEGNDMGAYVPYDYNAGCYHT, encoded by the coding sequence ATGAAAAAAGATAAGAAGAAACTTATCGTCATGCTGTTAATAATTGTTGTTATCCTACTTTTAACACTAATAACATTAATGACTAATTTTGGAAAGGAATCCAGTGAAATAAATATTATAAGCAAGGATACTTTAAAAAATGGAGACACAATTTCAATTACACTAAAAGATTCAAATGGAAATCCCATAGCTGATCAAAAAGTAGATATAATAATTGAAAATGAAAAGAATCAACAAGTAACAACTGATGAAATGGGCAATGGTGTGCTGCAACTTAACAGAATCAGTGACGGACAATACACTGTAAAAGTCATTTACAACGGGAACGACAAATATTCCAAAAGTGAAACTACACAATCATTAACAATATCTGACCAAGCCACATCATTAAGTAATAATGAAAGTAGTTCCAGCGATAAAACTGAAAGCATAATGAGTGAAGACGGATATTCGTATAAAACTGGATATGGACCTGATTATGATTGTTTAGGAGTTAGTCGTGAAGAAGCAGCTGCTAAAGGATGGCACTATATTCCAGGTATGGATGATGAAGGAAATGATATGGGAGCATATGTTCCATATGATTATAATGCAGGATGTTACCATACATAA
- a CDS encoding UPF0280 family protein, which translates to MEFQHIDLNQTHIRLTTDLKNNNLEKYILNLRKELEHYITKNKDFQLSLEPVNHDEEDLSEIIKRMYTASSYCDVGPMACVAGCISEMSLDYLISKKSEYSIIENGGDIAIVNNKKAVCGIYSNNPILGNKIGFELKARKTPLGICTSSGKIGHSISFGYADSVTVLSKKASVADGLATKIANEAVGQNSEYKVSNALEASENYKDLFEGVLIISQDNVGSIGKLPKIVETEEFNVKM; encoded by the coding sequence ATGGAATTCCAACATATTGATTTAAATCAGACCCATATCAGACTAACAACAGACTTGAAAAATAACAATTTGGAAAAATACATATTAAATCTAAGAAAAGAACTGGAACATTATATAACTAAAAATAAAGATTTTCAATTATCTCTGGAGCCTGTTAATCATGATGAAGAGGATTTGAGTGAAATAATAAAAAGAATGTATACAGCTTCCAGTTACTGTGATGTAGGTCCGATGGCTTGTGTTGCAGGATGCATATCTGAAATGTCTCTTGATTACCTAATTTCCAAAAAATCCGAATATTCCATTATTGAAAACGGAGGAGACATAGCTATTGTAAACAATAAAAAAGCAGTATGCGGAATTTACTCAAACAATCCCATATTAGGAAATAAAATCGGGTTTGAATTAAAAGCAAGAAAAACACCGTTGGGAATCTGTACATCTTCAGGTAAAATAGGCCATTCAATAAGCTTCGGTTATGCAGACAGCGTTACAGTGCTGAGTAAAAAAGCATCAGTAGCTGACGGGCTTGCTACCAAAATAGCCAATGAAGCTGTTGGGCAAAACAGTGAATATAAAGTATCAAATGCTCTTGAAGCTAGTGAAAACTATAAAGACCTGTTTGAGGGAGTTTTAATCATTTCCCAGGATAATGTTGGAAGCATTGGAAAACTTCCAAAAATTGTTGAAACTGAAGAATTTAATGTTAAGATGTGA
- a CDS encoding UPF0058 family protein, whose protein sequence is MYKDEMIQLHQFLVYILKYLAENDQIKNDCSEYISLKISPHHIHKTKAEHKHAIFVLCKIIAQVINEKDENSIPDNVCNSLTDLVERSQNYIKMA, encoded by the coding sequence ATGTACAAAGATGAAATGATACAATTACATCAATTTTTAGTTTATATTTTAAAATATTTAGCAGAAAACGATCAGATAAAAAACGATTGCAGTGAATACATATCACTTAAAATAAGCCCACACCACATCCACAAAACAAAAGCAGAACACAAACATGCTATTTTTGTTCTTTGTAAAATAATTGCACAGGTAATAAACGAAAAAGATGAAAATTCAATACCTGACAATGTGTGCAATTCATTAACCGACCTTGTTGAAAGGTCTCAAAACTATATAAAAATGGCTTAA
- the hdrC gene encoding ferredoxin:CoB-CoM heterodisulfide reductase subunit HdrC — MHTQKISETPLDFAEAIKEDIKSSKYDGVLKCVQCGMCTSTCPAARHSNYNPREIMERVFEGDETLLEDEDLWNCFYCYTCHSTCPVGNSVCEVNQIIKQFAISKGIAYEQLYDYLGFADSYFNAAIGAIPSNFYEEISEDVDGWWEFRQHLSEIREELGLGPVSPPQEVIDEVSLILTNTGFKDRMDKIRQSKEGNDEASS; from the coding sequence ATGCATACTCAGAAAATCAGTGAAACACCTCTTGATTTTGCCGAGGCTATAAAAGAAGATATTAAAAGTTCAAAATATGATGGTGTCTTAAAATGTGTTCAGTGCGGAATGTGTACTTCAACATGTCCTGCAGCACGTCATTCCAATTATAATCCTCGTGAAATAATGGAGAGGGTCTTTGAAGGAGATGAAACACTCCTTGAAGATGAAGACTTATGGAACTGTTTTTATTGCTATACATGTCATAGTACATGTCCTGTTGGAAACAGTGTTTGTGAAGTTAATCAGATTATTAAACAGTTCGCCATATCAAAAGGAATTGCATATGAGCAGCTATATGATTATTTAGGCTTTGCAGATAGCTACTTTAATGCAGCTATCGGTGCAATCCCATCTAATTTTTATGAGGAAATTAGTGAAGATGTAGACGGATGGTGGGAATTTAGACAGCACTTGAGTGAAATCAGGGAAGAATTGGGTTTAGGTCCGGTTTCACCTCCTCAGGAAGTTATTGATGAAGTCTCTTTAATTTTAACCAATACTGGTTTTAAAGACAGAATGGATAAAATAAGACAGTCAAAGGAGGGTAATGATGAAGCAAGTTCCTGA
- a CDS encoding TetR/AcrR family transcriptional regulator, which translates to MEIELDKTEQKIVDATIFLLDKEGMNGTTTKKIAKKAEVSEVTVFRKFKSKDNLLKIAKIYYSDYFLEKISDIFINYEDTDLESLLKHIWGKLVNFLDNNLDIIKIALDELMSNPEEEKIFSKFSDEVLKNLTNIFQEQIDKGKIRKINPSAAALTVFSVIVEGIIFWKFESKVSNDDTNKYLDDFLDIFINGITN; encoded by the coding sequence ATGGAAATTGAACTAGATAAAACAGAACAGAAAATTGTTGATGCAACAATATTCCTTTTAGATAAAGAAGGAATGAACGGCACAACAACTAAAAAAATAGCTAAAAAAGCTGAAGTTAGTGAAGTTACTGTTTTTAGAAAGTTTAAATCTAAAGATAATCTTTTAAAAATAGCTAAGATTTATTATTCAGATTATTTCCTGGAGAAAATAAGTGATATTTTCATTAATTACGAAGATACAGATTTGGAATCATTATTAAAGCATATATGGGGGAAACTTGTTAATTTTTTAGATAACAATCTGGATATTATTAAAATAGCTTTAGACGAGCTGATGTCCAATCCTGAAGAGGAAAAAATATTTTCAAAATTTTCAGATGAAGTTCTTAAAAATCTAACCAATATTTTTCAAGAACAGATTGATAAAGGAAAAATACGTAAAATCAATCCTTCCGCAGCTGCATTAACTGTCTTTAGTGTAATTGTTGAAGGGATAATATTCTGGAAATTCGAATCAAAAGTTTCCAATGATGATACTAATAAGTATCTTGATGATTTTTTAGATATATTTATTAACGGTATAACTAACTAA
- a CDS encoding methanogenesis marker 16 metalloprotein: MKERTIGQINKKIENNEAKIYTAEEFKKLIKEDNAPSFEEVDVVTAGTCGVMSGTAAIFNFTVSEPGVFMRAKNIYLNGVPANIGPCPNEWLGSVDLILHGTSKSVEDSSYGGGFLLKDILEGKDIDVKVEAINGDIIESTTNIGEITRAQMIGTRMAFKNYTAFVNPSAEQVSSIFSAIPLEGNLKGLTFSGCGDLNPLQNDPNNLIIGNGTKVLLNGAEAIVLGEGTRSSPEKPNLMVSGNLKDMEANYVGGFKTGEGGEVYDTLAIPIPVLNEEIYNNLLIKNSDIPLTVADIKGRHLPLTQTDYGAMWDNHELRPKYVSDNCGCDSCTVEDVCPTNAFKNKRLDLSKCFGCGMCVHYCKNNSFTMDAGNVDLEIGGKKHNIPIICRQSDALRANKLSLKLKKMIKNHEFKL; encoded by the coding sequence TTGAAAGAGAGAACAATTGGCCAAATTAATAAGAAGATTGAAAATAATGAAGCCAAAATATATACAGCAGAAGAGTTTAAAAAGCTTATAAAAGAAGACAATGCTCCAAGCTTTGAAGAAGTGGATGTAGTAACTGCAGGAACCTGTGGAGTTATGAGCGGTACTGCAGCTATCTTTAACTTTACAGTATCAGAGCCAGGAGTGTTTATGAGGGCAAAAAATATATATTTAAATGGTGTTCCAGCTAATATTGGCCCATGTCCTAATGAATGGTTGGGTTCTGTAGATTTAATTCTTCATGGAACCTCTAAATCAGTAGAAGACTCATCATATGGTGGAGGATTCCTATTAAAAGACATTCTTGAAGGAAAAGATATTGACGTTAAAGTTGAAGCAATCAATGGAGACATTATTGAATCAACAACAAACATTGGCGAAATTACAAGAGCACAAATGATTGGAACACGTATGGCATTTAAAAATTATACAGCATTTGTAAATCCATCTGCAGAACAGGTTTCATCAATATTTTCAGCTATTCCTCTGGAAGGAAACTTAAAAGGTCTGACATTTTCAGGATGTGGGGATTTAAACCCTCTTCAAAATGATCCGAATAATTTAATAATTGGAAACGGAACTAAAGTTTTATTAAACGGTGCTGAAGCTATTGTTTTAGGGGAAGGAACAAGAAGTTCACCTGAAAAACCAAATTTAATGGTTTCAGGAAATCTTAAAGATATGGAAGCAAATTATGTTGGCGGATTTAAAACCGGTGAAGGCGGAGAAGTCTACGATACATTGGCTATTCCAATTCCTGTTTTAAATGAAGAAATATATAATAATTTATTAATTAAAAATAGTGACATTCCATTAACTGTAGCTGATATTAAAGGCCGTCATTTGCCACTGACACAAACTGATTATGGTGCAATGTGGGATAATCATGAATTAAGGCCAAAATATGTTTCAGATAACTGCGGCTGTGATAGTTGTACAGTTGAGGATGTATGTCCAACAAATGCATTTAAAAATAAAAGACTGGATTTATCTAAATGTTTTGGTTGCGGAATGTGTGTGCATTACTGTAAAAACAATAGCTTTACAATGGATGCAGGCAATGTTGACCTGGAAATAGGCGGTAAAAAACATAATATTCCAATTATATGCAGGCAGTCCGATGCCTTAAGAGCTAATAAATTATCTTTAAAATTAAAGAAAATGATTAAAAATCATGAATTTAAATTATAA
- the comA gene encoding phosphosulfolactate synthase — MKSFNFLLKEREEKPRQKGITMVLDKGLGLETAESLMNISGDYVDYLKFGWGTSIVHEQDIIKDKVAMYKSHNITPYTGGTLFELAYMNDKLEEFFQEAHDLGFEAIEVSDGSTTISHDKKLECIESAKKDGFEVLSEVGKKDPGLDKELSLDERIEYMQNELEAGSSLIIVEAREGGKNIGIYDKAGNAKEDEIDYILDNFDGNKILWEAPNKDQQVFFILKLGNDVNLGNVSTDDITSLETLRRGLRGDTVGKI; from the coding sequence TTGAAATCTTTTAATTTTTTACTTAAAGAAAGGGAAGAAAAACCAAGACAAAAAGGTATAACAATGGTTCTGGACAAAGGTCTAGGACTGGAAACTGCTGAAAGTTTAATGAATATTTCCGGAGATTATGTAGATTACTTAAAATTTGGATGGGGAACATCAATTGTACATGAACAGGATATAATCAAAGATAAAGTTGCCATGTATAAATCACACAACATAACTCCGTATACTGGTGGAACTCTCTTTGAACTGGCATATATGAATGATAAATTAGAAGAATTCTTCCAGGAAGCTCATGACTTAGGTTTTGAAGCTATTGAAGTATCTGACGGATCAACAACAATATCTCATGACAAAAAATTAGAATGCATAGAATCAGCTAAAAAAGACGGATTCGAAGTATTGTCCGAAGTAGGTAAAAAAGATCCAGGACTGGATAAAGAATTGTCTTTAGATGAAAGAATAGAGTATATGCAAAATGAATTGGAAGCAGGTTCATCATTAATCATTGTGGAAGCAAGAGAAGGTGGAAAAAACATTGGAATTTATGACAAGGCAGGAAATGCAAAAGAAGATGAAATAGATTATATTTTAGATAATTTCGATGGAAATAAAATCCTTTGGGAAGCTCCAAACAAAGACCAGCAAGTATTTTTCATTTTAAAACTTGGAAATGATGTTAATTTAGGTAATGTATCAACTGACGATATCACTTCCCTTGAAACCTTAAGAAGAGGTTTAAGGGGAGATACTGTAGGAAAAATTTAA
- a CDS encoding pyrroline-5-carboxylate reductase family protein, whose translation MNLGIIGYGNIGELLSQNIISHDFCNLNKLYIANRTLSKINHLKDIDPRISITDDNIEVAKNCEKIIISVKTPDLANVLDPLKPHITKNTQIIHTCAGTDLEFKDCGLSCVIPTISSTYDEDNPKKGVSIIMHDENVSGENREFVEKLFSKFSQIKVVDSPMDLEIATIAASCMPAFIALGLDLFAGELEEKCNLSKEETFKILAETLNSTAYILKEDIYSPDELINKVATKNGITQKGLDVLDKDLPDIYKRLISKLL comes from the coding sequence ATGAACCTCGGAATTATTGGATATGGAAATATTGGAGAACTTCTCAGCCAAAATATAATCAGTCATGATTTTTGTAATTTAAATAAACTCTACATTGCAAATAGAACACTATCTAAAATAAATCACTTAAAAGACATTGACCCGCGCATATCAATTACAGATGATAACATAGAAGTTGCAAAAAACTGTGAAAAAATAATAATATCAGTAAAAACTCCCGATTTGGCAAATGTTTTAGACCCGCTAAAACCACATATAACTAAAAATACACAAATCATACATACCTGTGCAGGAACAGACTTGGAATTTAAAGACTGTGGTTTAAGCTGCGTTATTCCAACAATATCTTCTACATATGATGAAGACAATCCTAAAAAAGGTGTTTCCATTATTATGCATGATGAAAATGTTTCTGGCGAAAATAGAGAATTTGTCGAAAAGCTATTTTCAAAATTCAGCCAGATAAAAGTTGTTGACAGTCCCATGGATTTGGAGATAGCTACAATAGCTGCCAGCTGCATGCCTGCATTTATAGCTCTTGGTTTAGATCTTTTTGCTGGCGAACTTGAAGAGAAATGCAATCTTTCAAAAGAAGAAACCTTTAAAATACTTGCAGAAACATTAAACAGTACGGCATACATATTAAAAGAAGATATTTACTCACCTGATGAACTGATTAATAAAGTTGCAACTAAAAACGGAATAACTCAAAAAGGATTAGATGTTTTAGACAAAGACCTGCCAGATATTTATAAAAGGTTAATATCTAAACTTCTGTAA